AACACCTGGGCGGGGTAGGCGTTGTACCAGAGGAAGCCCAGGGCCGCCCCGGCCACGGCCGCGCAGAAGACGGCGAGTTCCCCGGCGCCGGAGACGAAGGGGATCTGGAGGTACTCGGCGATCCGGGCATGGCCGGCAGAGTACGAGAAGATGACAAAGGTCAGGCTCGCCGTGATGACCGGGCCGATGGCGAGCCCGTCGAGCCCGTCGGTGAGGTTGACCGCGTTGCCCGTGCCCACCACCACGAAGACGGCAAAGGGCAGGTAGAGCCAGCCGAGGTCGGGGCGCAGGTCCTTGAAGAAGGGAACCGCCAGCCGGGTGTCGAAGCCCGGCAGGAGCCACAGGGCGGTGCACCCGGCCGTGGCGATGGCCACCAGGGACCAGAACTTGACCCGGGCCGAGACCCCCTTGGGGTTCTTGCGGGCCACTTTCAGGTAATCGTCGGCGAACCCCACGGCGCCGAAGCCCAGGGTGACGCCGAGCACGATCCAGACCGCCGGCGTGGCGGGGTCGGCCCAGGCCAGGGTGGCGACCCCCAGGGAGAGGAGGATCAGGATGCCGCCCATGGTGGGCGTGCCCTGCTTGGCCAGGTGCGACCGGGGGCCGTCGTCCCGCACGGACTGCCCCACCTTGAGCCTGCGGAGCACCCGGATCACCCGGGGACCGAGGAGCAGGGCGAGCACGAGCGCGGTCAGCATCCCCACCACGGTGCGAAAGGTGATGTAGCGAAAGACGTTGAGCGCCCCGTAGGTTTCCTGGAACGCATAGAGCAGCCGGTAGATCACGGTCTTCCCTCCCAGCCGGTCAGGGCGTCTGCCACCGCCTCGAGCCCCAGTGCGCGGCTGCCCTTCACGAGCACCCAGTCCCCGGGCCGGAGCCGGCGCGAGAGGGAGGCTGCCACGGCGTCGCGGTCGTCGTAGAGCCAGATCCGTTCCGGGGGGAGCCCCGCCGCCGCCGCGGCGTCCCGGGCCCAGGCGGTGGCCGGGCCCAGCAGGTGGAGCTCCGCCACGGGAAGGGCGGCGGCCGCCCGCCCGGCCCGGGCGTGGCCCTCCCGGGCCAGGGGGCCGAGCTCCCGCATCTCCCCGAGGACGGCGAGCTTGCGGGAGCTCCCCGCCAGCTCCCCCAGGGTCGCCAGGGCGGCCTCCACGGCCCGGGGATTGGCGTTGTAGCAGTCCACCAGGAGGTGCACGCCCCCGGGGGTTTCCCGGACCTCGCCCCGGAGCGGAGTGGGGCGTACTGCCGCCAGGGCTTCGGGCGCGCCGCTCCAGTCCACCCCCAGGGCCCGGGCCCCCGCCAGGGCCGCCAGGGCGTTGGCGGCGTTGTGCCGGCCCGGCAGGGCCAGGCGAAACTCCCGGCCCTCGACCCGGAAGCGGGTGCCGGCCGGGGGAAGGAGCGACGGCTCGGTGCCGCGCACGTCCGCGCCCTCGTCCCACCCGAAGGTCAGGGTGCGCAGGCCCGGGAGCGCAGGCGGGGTCAGGAGCGGGTCGCCGTGGGGCAGCACGAGGGTGCCGCCGGCCTTGAGGCCCCGGGCGATCGCGAGCTTCTCCCGGGCGATGTCCGCGAGGCTCCCCAGACCCTCGGCGTGGCACTCGGCCACGGCCGTGACGATGGCGGCGTCGGGCTCGCAGATGGCGGTCAGGTGGGCCATCTCCCCGGGCTCGCTGATGCCGAGCTCCAGGACGGCCGCCTCCTCGTCCCCCCGCGCGGAGAGCAGGGTGAGCGGCAGCCCCACCCGGTTGTTCCAGTTGCCCGGAGTCTGGAGGGTGCGGCGGCCGGCCTCCTTGAGGAGGGCGGCGGCGAGCTCCTTGGTGGTGGTCTTGCCCACGCTCCCGGTCACGGCGAGCACCTTGAGGCCGAGCCTGCGGCGCACGTGGCGGCCCAGCCGCCCCAGGGCCAGGAGGGTGTCGTCCACCCGCACGCAGGCGGTCCCCGCCGGGGCCTCGCCCCGGTGCAGGACCACGCCCGCTGCGCCCCGCTCCAC
This genomic window from Thermodesulfobacteriota bacterium contains:
- the mraY gene encoding phospho-N-acetylmuramoyl-pentapeptide-transferase encodes the protein MIYRLLYAFQETYGALNVFRYITFRTVVGMLTALVLALLLGPRVIRVLRRLKVGQSVRDDGPRSHLAKQGTPTMGGILILLSLGVATLAWADPATPAVWIVLGVTLGFGAVGFADDYLKVARKNPKGVSARVKFWSLVAIATAGCTALWLLPGFDTRLAVPFFKDLRPDLGWLYLPFAVFVVVGTGNAVNLTDGLDGLAIGPVITASLTFVIFSYSAGHARIAEYLQIPFVSGAGELAVFCAAVAGAALGFLWYNAYPAQVFMGDVGALALGGALGMVAVVTKFEIVLALVGGVFVLETASVMLQVASYKIRRKRIFRMAPIHHHFELKGWAEPKIIVRFWILSIILALLALSTLKLR
- the murF gene encoding UDP-N-acetylmuramoyl-tripeptide--D-alanyl-D-alanine ligase, encoding MTFRLDEVARAVEGTAQGPADLVFEAVSTDSRTLTPGALFVALAGPRHDGHDHLAQAVERGAAGVVLHRGEAPAGTACVRVDDTLLALGRLGRHVRRRLGLKVLAVTGSVGKTTTKELAAALLKEAGRRTLQTPGNWNNRVGLPLTLLSARGDEEAAVLELGISEPGEMAHLTAICEPDAAIVTAVAECHAEGLGSLADIAREKLAIARGLKAGGTLVLPHGDPLLTPPALPGLRTLTFGWDEGADVRGTEPSLLPPAGTRFRVEGREFRLALPGRHNAANALAALAGARALGVDWSGAPEALAAVRPTPLRGEVRETPGGVHLLVDCYNANPRAVEAALATLGELAGSSRKLAVLGEMRELGPLAREGHARAGRAAAALPVAELHLLGPATAWARDAAAAAGLPPERIWLYDDRDAVAASLSRRLRPGDWVLVKGSRALGLEAVADALTGWEGRP